In a single window of the Acidobacteriota bacterium genome:
- a CDS encoding type IV toxin-antitoxin system AbiEi family antitoxin, which produces MSIKRTSKLNRLLTSQPSGVVFQSKWLSDQGYSGHLQKKYRQSNWLVSIGSGAMIRAGDQVGYEGAIYSLQEQTGSTVHPGGRTALALLGKAHYLEMASQRVTLFADKTEKLPAWFREHEWGVSVEFYPTSFLPPDLGLTELERRTYSIKVSGAARALLECLYLAPEKQDLMECYELIEGMNNLRPDQVQRLLEECRSIKVKRLFLYLAEKAGHDWFQYVDLEKVDLGKGKRSVIKGGVFVKKYQITVPKELETSGKSEL; this is translated from the coding sequence GTGAGTATCAAACGCACGTCAAAACTAAACCGACTATTGACCTCACAGCCCAGTGGAGTTGTGTTCCAGTCAAAGTGGCTTTCGGACCAAGGCTACAGTGGTCATCTTCAAAAAAAATACCGACAAAGCAATTGGCTCGTTTCAATAGGCAGCGGGGCGATGATACGCGCCGGTGATCAGGTCGGGTATGAAGGGGCAATCTATTCCTTGCAGGAACAGACCGGCTCAACTGTTCACCCAGGAGGCCGAACAGCCTTAGCACTACTTGGAAAAGCTCATTACCTGGAAATGGCCTCCCAGAGGGTAACTCTGTTCGCGGACAAAACAGAGAAACTGCCTGCCTGGTTCAGGGAGCATGAATGGGGTGTTTCGGTTGAGTTTTATCCGACCTCATTCCTTCCTCCGGATCTCGGACTAACGGAACTCGAACGAAGAACATATTCGATAAAGGTCTCGGGAGCAGCTCGGGCTCTTTTGGAATGTTTGTATCTTGCGCCTGAAAAGCAGGATCTAATGGAATGCTACGAACTGATCGAAGGAATGAACAATCTACGCCCCGATCAGGTACAGCGGTTGCTGGAAGAATGTCGATCGATAAAGGTCAAACGTCTTTTCCTGTATTTGGCGGAGAAAGCGGGGCACGACTGGTTTCAGTACGTTGATCTGGAGAAGGTCGATTTAGGAAAGGGCAAGCGGAGTGTAATCAAAGGCGGCGTTTTTGTTAAGAAGTACCAAATAACGGTTCCGAAAGAATTGGAAACAAGTGGAAAAAGTGAATTATAG
- a CDS encoding radical SAM protein: protein MNKEVVFVLEPDAGTVTIEISQASKQTVDDLSRDLGKRVNLNCAKPAEQETYLPVLKPESKVDQLHSNPLSIWLYRLYHNSVVDGPGRRSVIQVSGCSIQCKHCFIPETHERENGKFVSISSIVDEIVMEREWHDGVTILGGEPFDQPESVAELVSRLKNHGLHVTVYSGFTIEQLSERRLPSIDYILTHIDLLIDGPYMVGLRGGAGEYRGSRNQKIIGNVTIG, encoded by the coding sequence ATGAATAAAGAAGTCGTTTTCGTACTCGAACCGGATGCGGGTACCGTTACGATTGAGATATCGCAAGCGTCGAAACAGACTGTAGATGATCTTTCACGCGATCTTGGAAAACGGGTGAACCTCAATTGCGCGAAGCCGGCCGAACAAGAAACGTACCTACCTGTTTTGAAACCTGAGTCAAAAGTTGATCAGCTCCATTCTAATCCTTTGTCGATTTGGCTTTACAGGCTTTATCACAACTCAGTTGTGGATGGCCCGGGCAGACGGAGTGTCATCCAAGTCAGCGGATGTTCAATACAATGTAAGCACTGTTTCATACCTGAAACACATGAGCGAGAAAACGGAAAGTTTGTGTCGATCTCATCAATCGTTGATGAAATCGTTATGGAACGTGAATGGCACGATGGGGTAACGATCCTGGGGGGCGAGCCATTCGACCAGCCGGAGTCTGTTGCCGAGCTTGTATCGAGACTGAAGAACCACGGTCTTCACGTCACGGTCTATTCTGGATTCACGATCGAGCAGCTAAGTGAAAGGCGGCTACCGAGCATCGACTACATCCTTACCCACATCGATTTGCTTATCGATGGTCCGTATATGGTCGGCCTACGGGGAGGGGCAGGCGAGTATCGCGGGTCGCGAAATCAGAAAATTATCGGTAATGTTACGATTGGTTAA
- a CDS encoding AAA family ATPase, translating into MTDQASDAKSIERFLRELDVRIRARYPLIAINTYEEDRVREALIDLVFQERHKEKPLYFWSRPSGLQKIFDPKEGILQNPASVGDTEDPEGVLGFISEQKAGIFLLCDYAPYISPYGQEDPLLVRRLREIAWKLKSTKATVLFVGPNFPDLKTLEKEITQIDLQLPKENEIEESIELQLENLRSSGLAIDLEKETQTALLQSLLGLTAGEISNVIAKAVISCNGLNRESINVILEEKKNVIRGSGSLTYVHPEAASNLGGYKSLRAILERAAYTFSPRAKARHVEPCKGILLVGLPGCGKDLCKRVASSITNRALLDLDFGSIMGEGGGVIGSSAMSIKRALSIAGTIKGILGISEFEKAVSGMKSSNKTDGGETARTISYLLNWMQDNKDVLVFATANDVRELESEQFRIGRFSYIHFVDLPGAEDRTEIFKVHLKKRELDPKQFDLEKLVDKSKDFSGAEIEGAVKDGVLEAFIDEDRPAETRDILKAVESITPTAHMMSEKIEEIRKWARNNIRGAAGTTDNSGIAGNRSDRIYEF; encoded by the coding sequence ATGACAGACCAAGCATCCGATGCGAAAAGCATCGAGAGATTCCTCCGCGAACTCGACGTTCGCATACGAGCCCGCTATCCGCTGATCGCGATCAACACTTATGAGGAAGACCGTGTTCGTGAAGCTCTGATCGATCTTGTTTTCCAGGAGAGGCACAAGGAAAAACCTCTGTATTTCTGGAGCCGGCCATCGGGACTGCAGAAGATCTTCGATCCGAAAGAAGGCATCCTTCAGAATCCGGCGTCTGTCGGCGATACGGAAGACCCGGAGGGCGTTCTCGGCTTCATCTCGGAACAGAAGGCGGGAATCTTTTTGTTGTGCGACTACGCTCCCTACATCTCTCCATACGGTCAGGAGGATCCGCTCCTCGTCAGACGGCTGCGTGAGATCGCCTGGAAGCTGAAGTCCACAAAGGCGACGGTTCTTTTCGTCGGACCTAACTTTCCCGATCTAAAAACCTTGGAGAAAGAAATCACCCAGATCGACCTTCAACTTCCAAAGGAGAATGAAATCGAAGAGTCGATCGAACTGCAGCTTGAAAACTTGCGATCGAGCGGGCTTGCTATCGATCTCGAGAAAGAAACGCAGACAGCGTTGCTGCAATCATTACTAGGCCTAACGGCCGGCGAGATCAGCAATGTGATCGCAAAGGCTGTCATAAGCTGCAATGGTCTGAACCGGGAATCGATCAACGTAATTCTCGAAGAAAAGAAGAATGTGATCCGCGGAAGTGGCTCACTGACCTACGTCCATCCGGAGGCTGCCAGTAATCTCGGCGGGTACAAATCGCTGAGAGCGATCCTCGAACGTGCAGCCTACACCTTCAGTCCGCGAGCTAAAGCCCGGCACGTCGAGCCGTGTAAAGGAATTCTGCTTGTCGGCCTGCCCGGATGCGGCAAAGACCTCTGCAAGCGGGTTGCTTCGAGCATTACAAACCGAGCCCTTTTGGATCTCGACTTCGGCTCGATCATGGGCGAGGGCGGCGGTGTTATCGGCTCCTCCGCGATGTCGATTAAAAGGGCACTGTCGATCGCGGGAACCATTAAAGGAATTCTGGGAATCAGTGAATTCGAGAAGGCTGTTTCGGGAATGAAGTCTTCAAACAAGACGGATGGAGGTGAGACGGCCCGAACTATTTCCTACCTCCTTAACTGGATGCAGGACAACAAGGATGTTCTCGTTTTCGCCACCGCAAACGATGTCCGCGAGCTTGAGTCCGAGCAGTTCCGCATCGGCCGTTTCTCTTACATTCATTTTGTCGATCTGCCCGGTGCCGAGGACCGGACGGAGATCTTTAAGGTTCATTTGAAGAAACGCGAACTCGATCCGAAACAATTCGACCTCGAAAAGCTCGTTGACAAAAGCAAGGACTTCTCGGGTGCCGAGATCGAGGGCGCCGTGAAGGATGGGGTTCTTGAAGCATTTATCGATGAGGATCGCCCTGCTGAAACGCGAGACATCCTCAAAGCTGTCGAAAGTATCACCCCGACAGCCCACATGATGAGCGAGAAGATCGAAGAGATCCGGAAATGGGCCCGCAACAATATAAGAGGCGCGGCCGGCACGACTGACAACTCAGGGATCGCCGGCAATCGCAGCGACCGGATTTATGAATTCTAG
- a CDS encoding DUF1257 domain-containing protein: protein MSKYMTFESQSFANGELLLEALTELGFTTVTQGKELPLDGWDKRAARTADIIIRRKDVKSHHLLADIGFQKTTAGYVAVIDDMDLDYRLGKDFVVRLQNQYHEAAARKMAKKLGGTLMKERIGKTIKIRVKF, encoded by the coding sequence ATGTCCAAATACATGACATTCGAATCGCAATCGTTCGCGAATGGCGAGTTACTGTTGGAGGCCTTGACCGAATTAGGTTTCACGACCGTAACTCAAGGGAAGGAACTTCCGCTCGATGGTTGGGACAAACGAGCCGCTCGAACTGCCGACATCATTATCCGGCGAAAAGATGTTAAAAGCCATCACCTTCTCGCTGATATAGGCTTTCAAAAAACCACGGCTGGGTATGTCGCCGTAATCGACGACATGGATCTGGATTATCGACTCGGCAAAGACTTTGTAGTTCGGCTTCAAAATCAGTATCACGAAGCTGCTGCCCGAAAAATGGCGAAGAAACTTGGTGGAACGCTCATGAAGGAGCGGATCGGCAAGACGATCAAGATCCGGGTCAAATTCTGA
- a CDS encoding DEAD/DEAH box helicase family protein, protein MTSFHSKYYAYDITKHVSSDSIEKLGNSLFNASVDLNPHQLDAALFAFRSPLSRGAILADEVGLGKTIEAGIIISQLWAERKRRILVICPSTLRKQWAQELSEKFYISSVVFDTREFNARIKMGVANPLEPQNEIAICSYNFVQGKEQEFLKTRWDLVVVDEAHRLRNVYKKGNKIASAIKRAFDDRPKVLLTATPLQNSLLELYGLVSFLDEHMFGDVQVFRERYMRGMLQQRELGELRQRLRPICQRTLRRQVVEYVRFTNRIPITQDFTPSVEEQKLYDQVSAYLQREKLHALPASQRQLMTLILRKLLASSTFAIAGTLDALAQRLRQAGSKPEQVEQAIEDDFEYYDEIADEWKESEEETISDEKEAEKQDILVELSEISEYGKLASSIQQNAKGTALLMALHKGFEKLDELGANRKAVIFTESRRTQEYLVRLLNESGYAGKVALMNGSNADKGSAEIYKAWVELHKGEPIVSGSKPIDIRAAIVENFREEAEILVATEAAAEGVNLQFCSLVVNYDLPWNPQRIEQRIGRCHRYGQKHDVVVINFLNRGNAADERVFDLLSEKFQLFDGVFGSSDEILGALESGVDFEKRIAEIYQNCRTTEEIEEGFNRLQTELEEQIVSRMSDTRRDLLENFDPEVHERLRMSREEGEKVLNRLEKMFWNLTRIELNNLLNNGTHFDDHNYEFTIPDCQIDDEHIPGGKYRFLKYLEGAEHVHGYSLNNKLAEKLVQLAKNRELKPAEIVFDYSGLGEKLGLVDEQVGNSGWLCAERLKVEALEEEDHILFAILDDSGNELLPDFASKLFLVAGEVRSERAVDEEISKRLSNVMERAKNVSAQEIAQRNAKYFDDEMEKIDRWADDRKYALEMELKDLDARIKQLKRDAKVEPDLQSKLELHKQLKEAESERSKKRRELYEAQDDIDEQKDALISTVEARLEQKITHEQLFCIRWSVV, encoded by the coding sequence ATGACTTCCTTCCACTCGAAATATTATGCCTACGACATTACGAAACACGTGTCGTCGGATAGCATTGAAAAACTCGGCAATTCGCTTTTCAATGCCTCGGTGGACCTGAATCCCCATCAATTGGATGCCGCACTTTTCGCATTTCGTTCCCCTTTGTCAAGAGGTGCAATACTAGCTGACGAAGTAGGGCTTGGAAAAACAATCGAGGCCGGTATTATCATCAGCCAGCTTTGGGCTGAGCGGAAGCGGCGAATTCTGGTTATTTGCCCATCAACCTTGCGTAAACAATGGGCGCAAGAGCTATCGGAAAAATTTTATATATCGTCTGTCGTCTTTGATACTCGGGAGTTCAACGCACGCATCAAGATGGGAGTCGCTAACCCATTGGAGCCGCAAAATGAAATAGCAATTTGTTCTTACAATTTTGTGCAGGGCAAAGAACAGGAGTTCTTAAAAACACGGTGGGATCTTGTTGTAGTCGATGAGGCGCACCGACTTCGTAATGTTTACAAGAAAGGAAACAAGATTGCATCGGCGATCAAACGAGCCTTCGATGACCGACCAAAGGTATTACTAACGGCCACGCCCCTACAGAACAGCCTTCTTGAACTTTATGGATTAGTCAGCTTTCTCGATGAACACATGTTCGGTGATGTTCAGGTGTTTCGCGAACGATATATGCGCGGGATGCTTCAGCAGCGCGAGTTGGGCGAGCTTCGACAACGATTAAGACCCATTTGTCAGCGCACATTGCGGCGCCAGGTCGTTGAATACGTAAGGTTCACAAATCGCATTCCCATCACCCAGGATTTCACCCCTTCAGTTGAAGAGCAAAAGTTATACGACCAGGTTTCTGCCTATTTACAAAGGGAAAAACTACACGCCTTGCCGGCAAGCCAGCGGCAACTAATGACGCTGATCCTTAGAAAGCTGCTTGCTTCTTCAACCTTCGCCATTGCGGGAACTCTTGATGCTTTAGCCCAGCGATTACGGCAAGCGGGTAGTAAGCCAGAACAAGTAGAACAAGCAATTGAGGATGATTTTGAGTACTACGACGAGATTGCGGATGAATGGAAGGAGTCTGAGGAAGAGACGATCAGTGACGAAAAAGAAGCCGAGAAGCAAGATATTCTGGTTGAACTTTCCGAAATTTCTGAATACGGAAAACTCGCTTCATCGATCCAGCAAAACGCTAAAGGCACTGCCCTTTTGATGGCGCTTCACAAGGGGTTTGAAAAACTTGATGAACTCGGTGCAAACCGAAAAGCAGTGATCTTCACCGAATCTCGACGAACTCAGGAGTACCTCGTCCGATTACTTAATGAAAGCGGTTATGCCGGAAAAGTCGCTTTGATGAACGGGAGCAACGCTGATAAAGGATCTGCGGAAATTTATAAAGCGTGGGTTGAACTGCACAAGGGCGAACCTATCGTATCCGGAAGCAAGCCAATCGACATCCGAGCGGCCATTGTCGAAAACTTTCGGGAAGAAGCGGAAATACTTGTCGCTACTGAAGCTGCGGCCGAAGGCGTAAACCTACAGTTTTGCTCGCTGGTCGTGAATTACGATTTACCGTGGAACCCACAGCGAATTGAACAGCGAATAGGCCGCTGTCATCGATACGGACAAAAACACGATGTCGTTGTTATCAACTTCCTCAATCGTGGTAATGCGGCGGATGAACGAGTATTCGACCTGTTGTCTGAGAAGTTCCAGTTGTTTGACGGCGTTTTTGGATCGTCAGACGAGATTCTTGGAGCATTGGAATCCGGCGTTGATTTTGAAAAGCGCATAGCCGAGATATATCAGAATTGTCGGACGACTGAAGAGATCGAGGAAGGATTCAATCGTCTTCAGACCGAGCTGGAAGAGCAGATCGTTTCAAGAATGTCGGACACGCGGCGCGATCTCCTTGAGAATTTTGATCCCGAGGTGCACGAAAGGTTACGGATGAGCCGCGAAGAGGGAGAGAAAGTTCTAAACCGGCTTGAAAAAATGTTCTGGAACCTGACCCGTATTGAGCTAAATAATTTGCTCAATAACGGAACCCATTTTGATGACCACAACTACGAATTCACGATTCCGGACTGTCAAATCGATGACGAGCACATTCCCGGCGGCAAATATCGGTTTCTGAAATATCTCGAAGGGGCCGAGCATGTTCATGGATATAGTCTCAATAATAAACTAGCTGAAAAGTTAGTACAGCTTGCAAAGAACCGTGAATTGAAACCCGCCGAGATCGTTTTTGATTACTCCGGGTTGGGTGAAAAACTTGGCCTCGTGGACGAACAGGTTGGAAATTCGGGGTGGCTTTGCGCCGAACGTCTTAAGGTAGAAGCTCTCGAAGAAGAAGACCATATACTATTTGCAATCCTTGATGACTCGGGGAACGAACTCCTTCCAGATTTTGCCTCGAAGCTATTTCTGGTTGCAGGTGAAGTTAGATCTGAGAGGGCCGTCGACGAAGAAATTTCAAAAAGACTGTCGAACGTGATGGAACGTGCCAAGAACGTTTCCGCACAAGAAATTGCGCAGAGAAACGCAAAATACTTTGACGACGAGATGGAGAAGATCGACCGTTGGGCCGATGACAGGAAATACGCACTTGAAATGGAGCTTAAAGATCTTGATGCCCGGATCAAACAATTGAAACGAGATGCAAAAGTCGAACCTGATTTACAGAGCAAACTTGAGCTTCACAAACAGTTAAAGGAAGCGGAATCTGAACGGTCAAAAAAACGTCGTGAGCTTTACGAGGCACAGGATGACATTGACGAACAAAAAGATGCCTTGATCTCTACTGTCGAGGCGAGACTTGAGCAGAAGATAACGCACGAGCAACTCTTTTGTATCCGATGGAGCGTCGTATAG
- a CDS encoding DUF2958 domain-containing protein translates to MSRLLTEELKQVLPKLRTQHRARDPTVHVAFFFAASGWIWFVTEGEEVEGDFLFFGYVIGFESEWGYFGLRELEEVDVNGLRIERDFSFEPMPFSKCRL, encoded by the coding sequence ATGTCCAGGCTTCTTACCGAAGAGCTTAAACAAGTCCTTCCAAAACTGCGCACTCAACACCGAGCAAGAGATCCGACTGTCCATGTCGCGTTCTTCTTCGCGGCTTCCGGATGGATCTGGTTCGTGACCGAAGGCGAGGAGGTCGAAGGCGATTTTCTGTTCTTCGGCTACGTGATCGGTTTTGAAAGTGAGTGGGGTTATTTCGGCCTGCGCGAACTGGAAGAAGTAGACGTGAATGGCCTTCGAATCGAACGGGATTTCTCCTTCGAGCCGATGCCGTTCAGCAAATGCCGGCTTTGA
- a CDS encoding nucleotidyl transferase AbiEii/AbiGii toxin family protein, with amino-acid sequence MNYRKQVSLLLSVLPEVAKEKSFALHGGTAINLFVRNMPRLSVDVDLTYIPVEDRATSLENIQAALRRIKERIELAIKDVRITDRSADGKLLVSFHEIVVKIEVNLVARGTVDEPKGIALCSLAQGEFDAFCVMPVVPIGQLFGGKICAALDRQHPRDLFDVKHLLENEGFSDEIKSGFLLALISSERPIHEVIDPHLLDQQSVLENHFTGMSNEVFPYQDFEETRTKLLSTIDERLTDEDRSFLLSIKGLEPDWNRYDFEKFPAVQWKLLNLRRLKDSNPNKYLEQYEALKSKLEK; translated from the coding sequence GTGAATTATAGAAAACAGGTTTCCCTTTTGCTGAGCGTCCTGCCTGAAGTAGCAAAAGAAAAATCCTTTGCCCTTCACGGTGGAACCGCGATCAACTTGTTCGTCAGAAACATGCCAAGACTTTCGGTTGATGTTGATCTGACCTATATCCCGGTCGAAGATCGAGCAACTTCCCTTGAGAATATTCAAGCGGCTTTGCGTCGAATAAAGGAAAGAATCGAACTTGCAATCAAGGATGTGCGGATAACCGACCGCAGCGCCGACGGAAAATTACTGGTCTCCTTTCACGAAATTGTCGTGAAGATCGAAGTGAATTTGGTCGCTAGGGGAACTGTCGACGAACCGAAAGGGATAGCTCTCTGTTCATTAGCACAAGGCGAATTTGACGCATTTTGTGTAATGCCCGTTGTGCCTATTGGTCAGTTGTTTGGAGGCAAGATTTGTGCGGCCCTTGACAGGCAACATCCACGAGATCTGTTTGACGTAAAGCATCTCCTGGAAAATGAGGGCTTCTCAGACGAAATCAAATCCGGTTTTCTTCTCGCCTTGATATCGAGCGAACGCCCAATTCATGAAGTAATAGATCCGCATCTGTTAGATCAGCAATCGGTGCTTGAAAATCATTTTACCGGAATGAGCAATGAGGTCTTCCCCTATCAGGATTTTGAGGAAACAAGAACGAAATTATTATCAACAATCGACGAGCGCCTCACGGATGAAGATCGGAGTTTTCTTCTAAGTATCAAGGGGCTGGAGCCAGACTGGAATCGCTACGATTTTGAGAAATTTCCAGCGGTGCAGTGGAAACTTCTCAATTTGCGACGCCTGAAAGATAGCAATCCAAACAAATACTTGGAACAGTACGAGGCACTCAAGAGTAAATTGGAAAAATAA
- a CDS encoding AAA family ATPase produces MYQKRVRRIELEKFRGATTTTSIDFDVSKPLVLMFGENGCGKSTICNALDFVCNQSLGSLESISSTDHTHVVSIGSDPSDLKVRLFRDETSWEASQKGRRVNVNPIEGYPSVKVLRRSELLKLVEAAPSERFESIRSFIDFQKYEVSEQNLRKALKTSRQSVERNAELHTQAVNLLGAIWREHEGPGETASSWAADILSKDLANVRTLVSLLSGAIKSIDAFESCRNTAVTAKENVKTAQSSLDEVTNQITAFEVGGASGLALVEMLNRVKAVIAEPYNDNECPACKSPYDLVSLRGEVNERIQNLKTADELNRSLTTAQEVLRNKQALFDESKRQMQQAIRSVEAALTIPVKESIDHGELSEEIALAFESVEVITEQQVHSLSEGLATLKAPLQEKLNELNRELTLFDSLKPAVEQIERTKDDLESEDLMCKGLDAALDIVLRARLEFTGAILDSVSDQLKCYWDAIHPDETAKLTKLALSETTKGSLNQFGSFGDHEDITPQAYFSESHLDTLGFCYWMAIAKYSSGGDMTLVLDDVFTSVDNQHASRIVDLLLKEADSFNQIIVATHQRRWHDLFRFGVKSQQKATVLELDTWDHSKGIVVYPSQMEIDKLKSLITIGPFDRQAISSKAGVLLEQAFDELTKQYRSKMPRVHRSEYTLANYWDGTTKLSKKLKVSRPDSDGKQEEILFEEIHQKLQPFIGTRNQVGAHFNPTAEEFTDPDIKDFAELAIGFVEKLLCPSCKGFANRKNKNDGVWQCDCGTTKMLPYEI; encoded by the coding sequence ATGTACCAAAAAAGGGTCAGGCGAATTGAACTCGAAAAGTTTCGAGGGGCAACAACGACAACGTCGATTGACTTTGACGTGTCAAAGCCGCTCGTCCTGATGTTTGGTGAAAATGGATGTGGTAAATCAACTATTTGCAATGCCCTGGATTTTGTTTGTAATCAATCACTTGGATCGCTTGAGTCGATCAGTTCAACCGACCACACTCACGTTGTGTCTATAGGTTCTGATCCTTCGGATCTCAAGGTTCGGCTCTTTCGAGATGAAACGAGTTGGGAGGCAAGTCAAAAGGGAAGGCGGGTTAATGTCAATCCGATTGAAGGTTATCCTTCAGTTAAAGTTCTTAGAAGATCCGAATTACTCAAACTAGTTGAAGCAGCTCCATCAGAGCGGTTCGAATCAATCCGATCTTTTATCGATTTTCAAAAGTACGAGGTTAGCGAGCAAAACCTCAGAAAAGCATTAAAGACATCAAGACAGTCGGTCGAACGGAACGCCGAACTCCACACACAGGCAGTTAATCTTTTGGGTGCAATATGGCGAGAGCATGAAGGTCCTGGCGAAACCGCTAGTTCATGGGCCGCAGACATCCTTTCTAAAGATTTAGCTAATGTCCGAACGTTAGTTTCTTTATTGAGCGGGGCAATCAAATCAATCGACGCGTTCGAGTCCTGTAGAAACACGGCCGTAACCGCCAAGGAGAACGTCAAAACAGCACAGTCGAGTTTAGATGAGGTCACCAACCAGATTACAGCGTTTGAAGTCGGCGGAGCCTCAGGGCTTGCTTTGGTTGAAATGCTTAATCGTGTCAAAGCTGTGATCGCCGAACCTTACAACGATAATGAGTGTCCGGCGTGTAAGTCACCATACGATCTAGTTTCTCTCCGAGGTGAAGTCAATGAGCGCATTCAAAATCTAAAGACTGCGGACGAGCTCAATAGGTCTCTGACGACCGCACAGGAAGTCCTACGAAACAAACAGGCATTGTTTGATGAGTCGAAGCGGCAAATGCAACAGGCAATTCGATCTGTTGAAGCTGCTCTTACAATTCCAGTCAAAGAGTCAATCGACCATGGAGAACTTTCGGAGGAAATTGCCCTTGCCTTCGAATCGGTTGAAGTGATCACGGAGCAACAAGTGCATTCGCTCTCGGAAGGTCTAGCAACGCTAAAAGCACCGCTTCAAGAGAAATTAAATGAGCTAAATCGCGAGTTGACTCTTTTCGATTCCTTAAAGCCGGCCGTCGAACAAATCGAACGAACTAAGGATGATCTAGAATCCGAAGACCTAATGTGCAAGGGACTGGATGCTGCCCTGGACATTGTCCTCAGAGCGCGTCTTGAGTTCACCGGTGCGATACTCGATTCAGTTTCTGATCAACTTAAGTGTTATTGGGATGCTATCCATCCTGATGAAACAGCCAAACTCACAAAGCTTGCCTTAAGCGAGACGACCAAGGGATCTCTAAATCAATTTGGTTCATTTGGTGACCATGAGGACATAACTCCCCAAGCTTACTTCAGCGAATCTCACCTTGATACATTGGGATTTTGTTACTGGATGGCGATCGCTAAATATTCATCCGGTGGAGATATGACCTTGGTTTTAGATGACGTCTTTACCTCGGTAGATAATCAGCACGCTTCCAGAATCGTCGATTTGCTCCTAAAAGAGGCCGATAGTTTCAACCAGATCATAGTCGCAACCCATCAGCGGCGGTGGCACGACCTGTTTAGGTTTGGCGTGAAATCGCAACAAAAGGCAACGGTTCTCGAACTCGACACATGGGACCATTCCAAGGGAATTGTTGTTTATCCAAGCCAGATGGAAATCGACAAGCTCAAGTCGTTGATAACTATTGGGCCGTTTGATCGGCAAGCGATCAGTTCAAAAGCGGGAGTCCTGCTGGAACAGGCGTTTGACGAACTGACCAAGCAGTACAGATCCAAGATGCCTCGTGTGCATCGCAGTGAATATACGCTGGCAAACTACTGGGACGGGACCACCAAACTTTCAAAGAAACTAAAAGTATCAAGACCTGATAGCGACGGAAAACAGGAAGAAATACTGTTTGAAGAAATTCATCAGAAACTTCAGCCCTTTATCGGAACGCGTAATCAGGTCGGTGCGCATTTTAATCCGACCGCAGAAGAATTTACTGACCCCGACATAAAGGATTTTGCGGAGCTTGCGATCGGCTTTGTCGAGAAATTGTTATGCCCGTCATGCAAAGGGTTTGCTAATAGGAAGAACAAAAATGACGGTGTATGGCAATGCGATTGCGGAACAACGAAAATGTTGCCCTACGAAATTTAA